The DNA window AGTAACGTCAGAGACGTCTCGGTATCGGTATTCGCCCGGTCCGCGGGTACGTCGGAGTCGCGCTCGACAATGTATGAAACCTTGAGGGCGAAGGTCTGGCCCACGCTGGCCTGGACCGAGGTTATGGACTGGGAGATGCTCTCGTGGGAATCCATGTTGATCTCAGTACTGGCCTGCTGGCGAAACTCGGCATTGATAGAGAGCGGATAGACCAGGTCCAGTGCCAGGCGGCTGACAAGACCGTCGTTTTCCTCATCGGAGGTTGTCGGAACCTTGTACTCCGTTACGCTATAACCCAGACCCAGGGACAGATCGAGATAGCGTTCACCGCGCTGCCATGCTCTGCGACCGTAGCCAGACACAACGGAGGCACGGTAGTCGAGCGCTGCAAAACGATCTGAATCATAGCGACCGCGTACAAAGGAATAATCGGTCTCGTTAAACTTGAAGTCCGTTTGATTGGACAAATAGTATTTCTGTTCGGTCGTCTCGTCCTCCACCTTTCGGTAGCGTGTCGACGCGCGAATACTGTTACGCCAGGCAGAGCGCTCCTGCTGGAGATAGAG is part of the Hydrocarboniclastica marina genome and encodes:
- a CDS encoding DUF481 domain-containing protein, which gives rise to MHTARILIVMLLVMAPGMAMSASGGLLSGGQSVWEGEVELGILIDSGNTDATTLKGMLYLQQERSAWRNSIRASTRYRKVEDETTEQKYYLSNQTDFKFNETDYSFVRGRYDSDRFAALDYRASVVSGYGRRAWQRGERYLDLSLGLGYSVTEYKVPTTSDEENDGLVSRLALDLVYPLSINAEFRQQASTEINMDSHESISQSITSVQASVGQTFALKVSYIVERDSDVPADRANTDTETSLTLLYEF